The Magnetococcus marinus MC-1 genome contains the following window.
CCGACGGCCCAACGATGCCGATCACCTCCCCGGGGCGGATATCCAAGGAGAGTTCCCGAATCACTTCGGGGGACTCTGGGTCATAGCGGAAGTTGATGCGCTCCAGGGTCACCCGCCCTTTTAGATTGGGCAGTGCCGCACGGCTGGGGTCGGAGGTTGCTTCGGAGGGGGTGTTGAGGATATCCCCCAGCCGGCGAATGGAGACCCCGGCCTGTTGATAGTCCTGCCACAGCTGCACCAGCCGCAGGATCGGCCCACTGACCCGGCCGGAGAGCATGTTGATGGCTACCAGCTGACCCACGGTCAACGAGCCGTCAATAACCAGATGTGCCCCAAACCAGAGAATCAACAGGGTGGTGATTTTATTAATCAACCCTGCAATCTGACTGGCCCAGTTGCCCAGATTGGTGACACGGAAGGAGGTGTGAACATAGGCCGCCAGCTGTTCATCCCAGCGGCGCCCCATCTGCGGCTCAAGTGCGGAAGCTTTAACCGTCTGTACGCCGGTGACCGACTCCACCAAAAAGGATTGGTTTTCAGCACCACGGGCGAATTTTTCCTCCACCCGTTTCCTAAGGATGGGGGAGACAAAGACCGACAGCAAAATATAGAAAGGGATCGCCCCCACCACCACGTAGGTCAGGGTGGGGCTATACCAAAACATGACCGCCACAAAGACAAAGGTGAAGGGAATATCGATGGCCACCGTCATAGCTGAGCCGGTGATAAAATTACGAATGTTCTCCAGCTCTCGCACCCGCGCCACCGAGTCCCCCACCCGTCTGGAGCCAAAGAAGGACATGGGCAGATTCATCAGGTGGCGATAGAGCTTAGCCCCCAACTCCACATCGATACGATTGGTGGTGTGACTGAGTAGGTAGGTACGCAGGCCCCCCAGAAACATCTCAAACAGCGCCACCACCAGCATGCCTAGAGCCAGCACATCCAGGGTGGTGAGGCCGCGGTGCACCAACACTTTGTCGATGATGACCTGGAAGAAGAGCGGCGAGATCAGGGCGAAAACTTGCAGAAAAAAGGAGGCGTAGAGCACCTCGGAGAAGAGCTTACGGTAGCGGATAACGGCGGGAATAAACCAGGTGATATCAAACTTACCACCGGTGGGATCTTTACCCCGTGTGGCGGCTAGAATGACCGAGCCATCCCACTGTTCCAAAAACACTTCTGTATCCATCACCTCCGGCTTGGCCTCGGTGGGATCGTGCAGCAGAACCTTGCCCCCTTCGGCCTTAGCCAGAATTTGAAAGCCCCCCTCCTTAGCGGAAGGAATGATGGCGGGCAGCGGTAGTTTATTTAGACGCTTCTTGGCGCTTTTTACCGCCTTGGCCTTCAGCCCCAACGCCTTGAGCGCCTTGAGTACCTCCAAATGTCCAAAGCTCTCCCCTGGCTGACCATGTTCATGGCGCAGCCCATCCCGTGAGCTGGGAATCTGGTGAAAACGCGCAAGCAGCATCACACAGAGCAGCCCGGAATCGGGCTTCTGAGATAAAATATCCAGCACAGCGTTGTCAGCAGATGCAGTCACAATAAATTTCCCAATGAACCAACTCAAAAATTCAAACTTCAGCGCATGCTAATACAAATTAACATCTCTATAAAAGTTGTTTTTTTTGCGATTCCTTACAAATATTGACTTTTATCTCTTAAACTTTTGCGATAAATGTTAATAGAGTGAATTGGTCCCCTATTCCTTAAACACTGCCATCCATCTAAAAATTTAGCTGGAATCTCTCATTTACAATTCATTAATATTTCCAACAGCCATTCATTTCACATTTACATTTTGTTAACAAAGTTTTTGCTTTGAATGTCATATCTGGCCAAAATAGTCGATATGCGACTATCCAATTTTTGATTTAGCGCCCTGATCACCCAATATTTGATCGATAAAAAACCTGATCACACAAACACGCTGCTATTCTCTCACCTTCCGTTCCCAATCATTGGAATAACCCGTTCTTTAAAAATCGAGAAATTACCACTGGGCACAGAGTTCCCCTACAGGTACGAGCCGTGCCCTGGTAGCTGGTTAAACATGTTGTTAAACGGCATCCAATAATGACCCCTTTGAGGGGAAAAACGGCGTGCAAAAATGACCCCTCTGTATGATGACCTCATGGCTGTTTTAGACATGAGGAAAACAGAGGATGCTGACATTGGAGACGAGAGCAAAAATCAGACGGGATCGAGAGGTCCTGAAGAAGTCGATCAAGCAAATCAGCAGAGATCGACATGTTTCGCGCAATACGGTGCGTAAGATATTGGAGGAAGAGCCAGGTCAGGAGATCGGCTACCAACGTTCGATTCAACCTCGGCCTCAACTTGGGCCGTATGTCGAAAGGTTGGAAAAGATTCTGGAAGCGGATTGGCCTCAGCCCCGCAAACAGCGTCTGCAAGCAAAGCAGATTTTTGAAACGTTGGCTTATGAGGGCTATCAGGGCGCATATGACAGCGTTCGCCGCTATGTAAAAGCATGGCGAACTGAAAAGGGAAGAAACCCAGGCACAGTATTTATCCCTCTCTACTTTGAGCCTGGATCAGCCTATCAGTTTGATTGGAGCTATGAGAGCGCCGTTCTGGGTGGAGTCCATCAAAGCATCAAGGTGGCCCATTTTCGCTTGGCTCACAGCCGCATGATCTTTGTGGTCGCCTTCCTGCGGGAATCCCTGGAGATGCTTCTGGATGCGCATAACCGGGCTTTTAAGTTTTTTGGAGGTTGCCCCCACCAGGGTATTTACGACAACCTCTCGACAGCGGTGGATAAGATTCTCAAGGGCAAGGAGCGCACATTTAATAGCCGCTTTGAGGCGATGTGCGATCACTTTTTGGTAGAGCCCGTAGCCTGTACGCCAGCAGCGGGTTGGGAGAAGGGCCAGGTAGAGAAACAAGTCCGGGATGTTCGCAACTGGTTTTTCAAACCCATTCCCCAGTTTGCTGATCTGGAAGAGTTGAATCACTGGCTTGCGGACCGCTGTTGGGGATGGGCGTCCACGCATCCTCACCCAGAACAGAAACAGCGCACAGTAGCCGCCGTGTTTCAACAAGAGCGGGAGCATCTGATCCGTTTCAGCCGCCCATTTGACGCTTATAAAGAGCGTGAGTGTCGCGTCTCATCGACCAGTCTGATTCAATATGACGGCAATCAATACAGCGTGGAGGCGATAGCCGCGCGCAAGGCCGTTACCATACGGGCCTATGCAGAACGAATCATGGTGATTCACAAAGGAAAAGTGGTTGCAGATCATCTGCGCAATCTGAGCAAGGGGTGATGTGGCAACACTAAAACGGACAGTGTTTTACGCGGACTTGAACCACTCTATTTCGTACTGAGAAGGACTCATATAGCCGATGGATGAGTGCTTGCGCTTTCGGTTATAAAAGACCTCTATATATTCAAAGATGATCTGTTTAGCCTCATCGCGTGTCTTAAAGTCACAGGATGAAACCAGTTCAACTTTGAGAGTGTGGAAAAAGCTTTCTGCTGGTGGTCGAGTAGACCGAGGGAATTTCACCCTCAGCCTCTCACAGAACCGTACGTGAACCTCTCAGCTCATACGGCTCTTGTCATCCAGCCCTGATATTTCCAATGCGCAAACAAAGATGGCTCTCTCTGGGCAACCCCTTTGAGCCACTTGTGCGCTCGGGTCTTGTGCCCACGGAGTTTCTTGAACTTACGCATTGCCCAGAAGGCAAGAGCGGTGTTTATCCGTAAGCGCCCATTTATCCCCAGGGTTCAGTTTGATCTGAAGGTATGTCACGCTTTCTGAAATTCAAAATTTTAGGAGGCGAACATGGAAGACAAATCAATTGAGGCGTCTGTGCTGAGTGAGAAGCAGCGGTACTGGCTGGATCATTTACGCAGTTGTCGTTCTGAGGTCGGCACCATTAAGGAGTACGCTGAAGTCCATAAGCTGAGCCTTCCATCGTTGTATTTTTGGAAGCGCAAGCTGACGCAAATGGGTTTTCTGGAAGAGTCAGGATCAGGCAAGCGACGTTTTCAGCGATTGGAATTGAGTTCAAAGTCTTCAGCAGGGGTCTGCCGGATTCAGTTCCCAAATGGTATGACGGTGGAGTGGTCAGGGAATGGTGGCGAGAGCTTGCTCTCTGTCCTGCGATCTGTGGCAGCCTTGTGATGATGCGCCCATCGCCGGATATTTCTGTCGTCCATCTTTGTTTGGAGCCGGTGGATTTCAGGAAGGGGATCAACGGACTGGCTGCATTGGTGGAGGCAGAACTGGAGTTGAATCCCTTTGATGAGGCTCTGTTCGTGTTTCGCAATCGATCATTGGACAAGGTGAAAATCCTTTACTGGGAACGTAATGGCTTCTGCCTGTGGCAAAAGCGGCTGGAAAAGGACCGATTTCACTGGTTGCGCCAGGGAGGTGCCGCAGAAATCCAAATCACGGGGCGGCAGCTGAATTGGCTACTTGATGGCTACAACCTGGCGGCAATGAAGGGTCACAATAAACTGCATTTTTCTTCGATTGTATAGAGTGTTAAGGCGGTTTTTTTGGTATAATTTCGGCTATGAAAACGCTACCAAAGACACTCCCTGATGACCCTGCCGCTTTGCGGGAAATAATACTTTCCTTGCAGGCTGAAAATGTCCTTTTACAGGACAAAAGCAAGCGTATGGAGCATGAAGCCCAGCTTCTGAGGGAGAAGCTGAATATTCTCATTGCCAAGCGGTTTGGGCGTTCCAGTGAGAAGAGCGATCCCCGTCAGTTGGGTCTGTTCGATGAGGCAGAAGTGACGGCTGCCGAGGAACCTGAAGAGGATGCCGAAGAGATCCAGGTTCCTGCCCATAGCCGCAAAGTGAAGTCCAAAGGGCGCAAGCCATTGCCAGAGTGGCTACCCCGGGTGGATATCATTCATGAGTTGCCTGAGTCGGCATTGGTTTGTGGCCTGGATGGTCACCATTTGGTCGAGATTGGCCGTGAGACCAGCGAGCAACTGGATATTATTCCGGCCAAGGTGCAGGTATTGCGGCACATCCAGATCAAATATGGCTGTCCTCATTGCAAACAGGGCGTGAAGACGGCCCCTACACCCAAACGTCCCATTCCCAAGGCGTTGGCTACAGCTGCTCTATTGGCCCATGTGGCGGTATCCAAGTATGCCGATGGGTTACCGCTCTATCGACAGGGCGCCATTCTGACCCGTGCAGGGATTGATGTCTGTCGAACCACGCTGGCCAATTGGATGATCCAGTGCGGCCAACTGGTGCAGCCGTTGATCAATCTGATGCGGGACAAGATGCTGGATTACGATATCCTGCAGATGGATGAAACTACGATTCAAGTGCTTAAGGAAAAAGATAAAGTTGCAGCCAGCAACTCCTATATGTGGGTACAGCGAGGTGGTCCCCCGGGTAGTCCGGTGATTTTGTTTGATTACGATCCCACACGCGGTGCCGAGGTTCCGAAACGGCTGTTGGCGGGCTATAAAGGCTGGTTGCAAACGGATGGGTATGCAGGTTATCTGGGTGTGGGTGCGCAGGAAGATGTGATCCTGATGGGGTGTTTTGCGCATGCCCGTCGTCAATTCGACGAGGCGATCAAAGCGTTGGGAAAATCCAAAAAAGGCAAGATAGGCAAGGCTGGGCAGGCACTGTCGCTGATCCGGAAACTGTACGCTGTGGAAAAGGATCTGCGTGAGGAAGAGGCTACTCCAGAGCGACGTTACAAGGTGCGCCAGGAGCGTTCCCGCCCCATTATCGATGAGTTGAAAACCTGGCTGGAAGATAATCGAGCAGGGGTGTTACCGAAAAGCAAACTCGGCGAAGCGATGGGATATCTGACCAATCAGTGGTCCTCTCTGATTCGATATCTTGATGATGGACGCCTGGAAATTGACAACAACAGAGCCGAGAACGCCATTCGCCCCTTTGTGATTGGCAGGAAAAATTGGCTCTTCAGCAACTCTGTTCGAGGTGCAAAGGCCTCGGCAAACCTCTACAGTTTGATTGAAACGGCCAAAGCCAATGGTTGGGAGCCCTTCGTCTATCTCACAAAGGTCTTTGAGGGCCTCGCCACAGCGCAAACCGTGGATGAGTTCGACTTGTTGCTCCCGTGGAATTTGAAATCTGCTGCTGAACCGGCAGGGTAGTTGATGGGGATAAATGGGCGCTTACGTTTATCCGGTCCAATACAGAGTGCATCTCCGATCGACAGAATCGGCCATAATAGTTTATCCAACCTGTGATCACTGGATTTAAACGTCTTGCCAGTTCCTCAATAGAGTGCTGGCTCCTCGCTTGGAGCTTCCACTCCCGCCGAATGGTCTGCCGTAGAGATTTCGAAGCTTTCCGACTGATTGCCGGACTAAAGCTTACAAAAAGCTCTCCACGGTGGTTGCGTGATGACCTTGGACGAAAGGTATAGCCCAGAAAATCAAAGCTCTGACACGTCCACTCCCCTGACCTACGAGAATCTTTACAATAGACAACTCGCGTCTTTTTGTCGTTGAGAGACAATTTGCAGAGCTTCAAGCGCTGTTCAATCCTCTTCTTGATCCACTGCAACTGCTTCAAGGAACGGCAATGCACGACAATATCATCGGCATAACGTGATGTGGCAACACTAAAACGGACAGTGTTTTACGCGGACTTGAACCACTCTATTTCGTACTGAGAAGGACTCATATAGCCGATGGATGAGTGCTTGCGCTTTCGGTTATAAAAGACCTCTATATATTCAAAGATGATCTGTTTAGCCTCATCGCGTGTCTTAAAGTCACAGGATGAAACCAGTTCAACTTTGAGAGTGTGGAAAAAGCTTTCTGCTGGTGGTCGAGTAGACCGAGGGAATTTCACCCTCAGCCTCTCACAGAACCGTACGTGAACCTCTCAGCTCATACGGCTCTTGTCATCCAGCCCTGATATTTCCAATGCGCAAACAAAGATGGCTCTCTCTGGGCAACCCCTTTGAGCCACTTGTGCGCTCGGGTCTTGTGCCCACGGAGTTTCTTGAACTTACGCATTGCCCAGAAGGCAAGAGCGGTGTTTATCCGGTCCAATACAGAGTGCATCTCCGATCGACAGAATCGGCCATAATAGTTTATCCAACCTGTGATCACTGGATTTAAACGTCTTGCCAGTTCCTCAATAGAGTGCTGGCTCCTCGCTTGGAGCTTCCACTCCCGCCGAATGGTCTGCCGTAGAGATTTCGAAGCTTTCCGACTGATTGCCGGACTAAAGCTTACAAAAAGCTCTCCACGGTGGTTGCGTGATGACCTTGGACGAAAGGTATAGCCCAGAAAATCAAAGCTCTGACACGTCCACTCCCCTGACCTACGAGAATCTTTACAATAGACAACTCGCGTCTTTTTGTCGTTGAGAGACAATTTGCAGAGCTTCAAGCGCTGTTCAATCCTCTTCTTGATCCACTGCAACTGCTTCAAGGAACGGCAATGCACGACAATATCATCGGCATAACGCTCAAAATGAATGTGAGGATAATTCTCCTTCATCCACTGATCGAAACCAAGATGCAGAAAAATGTTTGCAAGCAGAGGGCTGATTACACCGCCCTGGGGGGTTCCCATCTCCCGATGAAGGATGGTCTCATCCTGTAGTTGAACATCTGCTTTTAACCACCTCTCGATGTAGAGCAGAACCCACTTACAATCTGTAAACCGCTTCACCGCACGCATTACCAATGCATGATCCAGTTTATCGAAAAACTTGCTGATATCCAGATCAAGCACCCAGTCATCCCGCCAACAGCGCTGGCGGGCCTGTCTAACGGCATCCAAAGCTGAGCGATTGGGACGATATCCATAGGAGTCTTCATGGAATTTTGGCTCCACCAATGGCTCCAGATATCGTTTCACAACCGCTTGCGCGATACGATCACCAATCGTCGGAATACCCAGCCCTCGCACACCACCATCTGATTTGGGGATTTCTACCCGCATGACAGGTGGTGGAAAGTAGCTGCCCGACGACATTCGGTTCCATAACCTATACAGCTGATTCTTCAAATCTTCTTCAAATGCCTCCATCGTTAGACCATCAAGGCCAGGCCCTCCTGAACTTCGTTTCACATCCAGATAGGCCTGCCACACTAACTCTTTCGGTATATCAAAAGCCTTTGTCGCATTCATAAGCTCCTCCCCTTTTGGGTTGGCTTATGCCTTTGACTGAATGACGCAGCCCCTTTGCTCCATGACCTTTCGGCCACTTCAACACTACTACGGGCTGCTCCGTCCCTGTGCTCCGCATCGGTACTCTTCTCCGCCAGGGGGCTGCCCTCTTGGATTTCTCCCTTATCATCGGAACGACAGGTTCCCACGTTCCTCATAAAAGCCTGTAATGAGCTCACGCCGTCTCCACACCGGATACCATTCAGCCCGTAAACAGGTGCCGTCTGAACTTGTCCTGGATCAACAACGCTATCCAGTTTTGATATCAGTTGAATTGCTTTTCGATGCGTCATCAACGGTTCACTTGCGTTCGTCTTCTCATTTCTCACATGACGTTTTCCACAACGCCTTTTCGCCGACGCTCACTACCAAGGCTCTTTACCTAAGCAGCTCGACGCTGTTTGAAACCCGGTCCTGCAACCCGATTCCGAGAGGCCACACTCTCATCTTTTATGAAGCACCTCCTATAAGGAGTTCGTGGCACACCGTTGTCCCAACAGTTACCACGGCGACTCATACTCTGTGTATAGCCTCTTTCATCCAGATATTTTCTCAAGAGTTCAGATGCATATTGGCTACCACGATCACTATGAACAATCAGCCCGGCCTCTGGGCGGCGCTTGAAAAAGGCCATGCGTAAAGCGTCTGTTACCAGTTCTGCTTTCATATGGTCTGCCATAGACCAACCGACAACAGCTCTGGAATAAAGGTCAATCCAAACAGCCAGATAAAGCCAACCTTCCTTGGTCGGAATATATGTGATGTCACCAACATAGGCGTTATCAGGGCGTTCCGTATCGAATTGACGATCAAGAAGGTTAGGCGCTATAGGCAGTGCGTGATTTGAATCTGTCGTTACAACCTTATAACGCTTCTGAGCTTTACAAACCAAGCCAAGCTTCCTCTTGATTCTGGAGACGCGTCGGCGACTCACTCGTACACCATGCTCATTTAACGCTTTGCGTATACGCCGTGTTCCATAGGTTGATCGACTCACCTTGAAAATCTCTGCTATCCACTCTTCAAGCAGTTGATTCTCTTCAGCCTTACTCGTACTGGTTCGATTAAGCCAGCCATAAAATCCACTACGAGAAACATCCAGAACACGGCATAAAGACTCGACAGAGTAGCTTTTGCTATGAGCTTGAATAAAGGCGTACCTCACGGAAGGGATCTCGCGAAGTACGCACACGCCTTTTTTAATATCGCCTGCTCCTCCTCAAGCTGAGCTAGCTTCTTTTTAAGGCGCTTATTTTCTTCTTTCACTTCTAATATTTCATCTTTATCTCTGGATGTTAGCTTCTCATGAGATCGCTTTCTCCAGTTGTAGATATTCTTAGCCCATGTTTAACAGGCTATTGTAGAAGATCTTAAAATACAGAATCTTACGATGTGTATTTTTTTCGAGTGGCACTACAAACTGTGCATTCTTTGGAAAATGTGCTCAGACGACCATCTTTTTCACCCCGCCTGGGTTTGCATGGATTCCAAGCGCCTGGAAGATTTTCTGTTGTTCAGGCTCAGGTCTGGTGGCTTTGCGCACCTGCAAGGAATGTCCATCGGGTCGTCGAAATGAAGCGGTAATCCGGCACTGGCTGGAGAGGATGTCTCGCAGCGTGCTCCAGCGACCGTGGATACCTTTTTCCGCCAATTGTTGACGTATTATCTGTACGATCTGGTAGGTCAGCACGGTGATAAACAGATGACCATCGCTGCGTTCCTCTTTCCGATGGAAGAGTGGACGCAAGCCCAATTCCGATTTGAGAGAGCGAAACACCGATTCCAGATCCGTGAGGGTGATGTAGGTGCGCCATAAGCGCTCCTCATCCCAGCCGGTCTCGTTGCTACGCAGGCAGTAGACCCCAGGGTGGGTCAGCGAGGTGCCATCGAGCGGTTTTTGTTTCCAATGGATGGCTTGGGCCTGCAAACCACTGTCGTCCGGGATGATTTCGATGTGGTAGTGCTGGCCTATACCACGATTTTTTTCTTTCAGCCGTCCAATGCGCTCCCAAAGTTTATCGATATTCTTTGTGGTGCGGGGCTTGGAAAGCCCCTCGGAGAGCTTAGTCAGACCGGCTTCAAAGCGCTCGGCAAAACGCCGGGAGATCCCCTTTTCCTTTTCCGCACGGCGTTGGGAATGACAGTAAAGCCTCACCTCCTGGCCATCGTCGCTGAGAACTTTTTGGATGTGGATCTGTTCCTTTGCGGCCGTTTCGATACATGCAGCACCGTTGAAATCGAATTGCCGCTCGCGTTCTCGGCTGACCACCAGATAACGATAGCCTTTGTCGCGTAACCAGACAAGATTGGCCTCAGTGGCTACCCCCCGATCCATAACCACCAAGGCACCATTGGGAGCATTCAAGCCTTTGAGCATCCCTTCCAGGGTGCTCCCTTCGGAGACATTGCCGGGGAAAATCTGCGAACGGCGCACAAACCCGCTACCGTCGAGTACCAGACCCAAGGTCAACAGGGGAGAGTCGCAACGCTTCTCCTTTGAGCGCCCCCGCTGAGCTTTGCTGTTTCCTTCTGCCTCTCCCTCAAAATAGGTATTGGTCAAATCGTATAAGGTGACGGTGCCCGGCAGGTTGAATAGATCGTTAATCTTGGAAAACAATCTGTTTTCGATAGCCTCGCGGTTTCTGATCAATAGGTCTGAAACTCGGTAAAATTGCATCAGGCTCATGGTCTCGAAGTCCACATCAAGCAACTCCCCTAGGCCGCTTTGGGCGCTGAGCCATCTATGCAGCGCCCGTTCGGAACCAGGTGCGGCCATGCGTCCAATAATGGCGCCGATGGCTGCGGCTCGCTGAGGGCCGGTTAGTCCGACATCGGCCAACAGTTCTGTAAACCCTGCCTTACCCATGGCCCATAGTCCCACCTGCTCCACCCCCACACTCCGGGGGCGGCTCATTTCAAGAGAGTCCACCAATACTGTTTGCACATCCTCTGGGGAAAGGCCGGTTTCCGTCTCCTTGGCAGACGGGATTGCTTCCGGCTGACGGGTCAACAATTGCGCGACAATACGCTGGGCCTCCCGCTCCACTTGCGAAGGACAATCAAGAGAAATCAGTGTCTTCTGAGGGCTTAGCAG
Protein-coding sequences here:
- the istA gene encoding IS21 family transposase, with the translated sequence METRAKIRRDREVLKKSIKQISRDRHVSRNTVRKILEEEPGQEIGYQRSIQPRPQLGPYVERLEKILEADWPQPRKQRLQAKQIFETLAYEGYQGAYDSVRRYVKAWRTEKGRNPGTVFIPLYFEPGSAYQFDWSYESAVLGGVHQSIKVAHFRLAHSRMIFVVAFLRESLEMLLDAHNRAFKFFGGCPHQGIYDNLSTAVDKILKGKERTFNSRFEAMCDHFLVEPVACTPAAGWEKGQVEKQVRDVRNWFFKPIPQFADLEELNHWLADRCWGWASTHPHPEQKQRTVAAVFQQEREHLIRFSRPFDAYKERECRVSSTSLIQYDGNQYSVEAIAARKAVTIRAYAERIMVIHKGKVVADHLRNLSKG
- the tnpB gene encoding IS66 family insertion sequence element accessory protein TnpB (TnpB, as the term is used for proteins encoded by IS66 family insertion elements, is considered an accessory protein, since TnpC, encoded by a neighboring gene, is a DDE family transposase.) — protein: MMRPSPDISVVHLCLEPVDFRKGINGLAALVEAELELNPFDEALFVFRNRSLDKVKILYWERNGFCLWQKRLEKDRFHWLRQGGAAEIQITGRQLNWLLDGYNLAAMKGHNKLHFSSIV
- the tnpC gene encoding IS66 family transposase — protein: MKTLPKTLPDDPAALREIILSLQAENVLLQDKSKRMEHEAQLLREKLNILIAKRFGRSSEKSDPRQLGLFDEAEVTAAEEPEEDAEEIQVPAHSRKVKSKGRKPLPEWLPRVDIIHELPESALVCGLDGHHLVEIGRETSEQLDIIPAKVQVLRHIQIKYGCPHCKQGVKTAPTPKRPIPKALATAALLAHVAVSKYADGLPLYRQGAILTRAGIDVCRTTLANWMIQCGQLVQPLINLMRDKMLDYDILQMDETTIQVLKEKDKVAASNSYMWVQRGGPPGSPVILFDYDPTRGAEVPKRLLAGYKGWLQTDGYAGYLGVGAQEDVILMGCFAHARRQFDEAIKALGKSKKGKIGKAGQALSLIRKLYAVEKDLREEEATPERRYKVRQERSRPIIDELKTWLEDNRAGVLPKSKLGEAMGYLTNQWSSLIRYLDDGRLEIDNNRAENAIRPFVIGRKNWLFSNSVRGAKASANLYSLIETAKANGWEPFVYLTKVFEGLATAQTVDEFDLLLPWNLKSAAEPAG
- a CDS encoding group II intron maturase-specific domain-containing protein is translated as MHCRSLKQLQWIKKRIEQRLKLCKLSLNDKKTRVVYCKDSRRSGEWTCQSFDFLGYTFRPRSSRNHRGELFVSFSPAISRKASKSLRQTIRREWKLQARSQHSIEELARRLNPVITGWINYYGRFCRSEMHSVLDRINVSAHLSPSTTLPVQQQISNSTGATSRTHPRFALWRGPQRPL
- a CDS encoding type I secretion system permease/ATPase, with the protein product MTASADNAVLDILSQKPDSGLLCVMLLARFHQIPSSRDGLRHEHGQPGESFGHLEVLKALKALGLKAKAVKSAKKRLNKLPLPAIIPSAKEGGFQILAKAEGGKVLLHDPTEAKPEVMDTEVFLEQWDGSVILAATRGKDPTGGKFDITWFIPAVIRYRKLFSEVLYASFFLQVFALISPLFFQVIIDKVLVHRGLTTLDVLALGMLVVALFEMFLGGLRTYLLSHTTNRIDVELGAKLYRHLMNLPMSFFGSRRVGDSVARVRELENIRNFITGSAMTVAIDIPFTFVFVAVMFWYSPTLTYVVVGAIPFYILLSVFVSPILRKRVEEKFARGAENQSFLVESVTGVQTVKASALEPQMGRRWDEQLAAYVHTSFRVTNLGNWASQIAGLINKITTLLILWFGAHLVIDGSLTVGQLVAINMLSGRVSGPILRLVQLWQDYQQAGVSIRRLGDILNTPSEATSDPSRAALPNLKGRVTLERINFRYDPESPEVIRELSLDIRPGEVIGIVGPSGSGKSTVTKLVQRLYTPERGRVLVDGVDLGQVDPAWLRRQVGVVLQENFLFKRSVRENIAIGDPGIPMERVIAAAKLAGAEEFISELKQGYETELDEHGGNLSGGQRQRIAIARALVSDPRILIFDEATSALDYESEKIIQENMRSICQGRTVIIIAHRLSAVRGCNRIMVMDKGVIMEEGGYAELLQKKGWFARMHYHQSGMGAVAQAINTGKKEA
- the tnpA gene encoding IS66 family insertion sequence element accessory protein TnpA encodes the protein MEDKSIEASVLSEKQRYWLDHLRSCRSEVGTIKEYAEVHKLSLPSLYFWKRKLTQMGFLEESGSGKRRFQRLELSSKSSAGVCRIQFPNGMTVEWSGNGGESLLSVLRSVAAL
- the ltrA gene encoding group II intron reverse transcriptase/maturase — translated: MNATKAFDIPKELVWQAYLDVKRSSGGPGLDGLTMEAFEEDLKNQLYRLWNRMSSGSYFPPPVMRVEIPKSDGGVRGLGIPTIGDRIAQAVVKRYLEPLVEPKFHEDSYGYRPNRSALDAVRQARQRCWRDDWVLDLDISKFFDKLDHALVMRAVKRFTDCKWVLLYIERWLKADVQLQDETILHREMGTPQGGVISPLLANIFLHLGFDQWMKENYPHIHFERYADDIVVHCRSLKQLQWIKKRIEQRLKLCKLSLNDKKTRVVYCKDSRRSGEWTCQSFDFLGYTFRPRSSRNHRGELFVSFSPAISRKASKSLRQTIRREWKLQARSQHSIEELARRLNPVITGWINYYGRFCRSEMHSVLDRINTALAFWAMRKFKKLRGHKTRAHKWLKGVAQREPSLFAHWKYQGWMTRAV
- a CDS encoding IS1634 family transposase — its product is MYIRRTQTRNTATGESYYTHRLVQSLRVGTKVRQVTLLNLGRHFAIGQNHWPTLCSRIDQLLSPQKTLISLDCPSQVEREAQRIVAQLLTRQPEAIPSAKETETGLSPEDVQTVLVDSLEMSRPRSVGVEQVGLWAMGKAGFTELLADVGLTGPQRAAAIGAIIGRMAAPGSERALHRWLSAQSGLGELLDVDFETMSLMQFYRVSDLLIRNREAIENRLFSKINDLFNLPGTVTLYDLTNTYFEGEAEGNSKAQRGRSKEKRCDSPLLTLGLVLDGSGFVRRSQIFPGNVSEGSTLEGMLKGLNAPNGALVVMDRGVATEANLVWLRDKGYRYLVVSRERERQFDFNGAACIETAAKEQIHIQKVLSDDGQEVRLYCHSQRRAEKEKGISRRFAERFEAGLTKLSEGLSKPRTTKNIDKLWERIGRLKEKNRGIGQHYHIEIIPDDSGLQAQAIHWKQKPLDGTSLTHPGVYCLRSNETGWDEERLWRTYITLTDLESVFRSLKSELGLRPLFHRKEERSDGHLFITVLTYQIVQIIRQQLAEKGIHGRWSTLRDILSSQCRITASFRRPDGHSLQVRKATRPEPEQQKIFQALGIHANPGGVKKMVV